The Populus trichocarpa isolate Nisqually-1 chromosome 2, P.trichocarpa_v4.1, whole genome shotgun sequence genome has a window encoding:
- the LOC18111290 gene encoding probable indole-3-pyruvate monooxygenase YUCCA10, whose translation MQDPVAIIVGAGPSGLATSACLNQHSIPHILLEREDCYASLWKKYSYDRLRLHLRKQFCELPRMSFPDSYPTYVPKDQFLQYLDDYVSHFKISPMYQRSVEFASFDEEAKKWNVKARNVSSGEIEEYSARFLVVASGETSNPFIPEFEGLNTFTGEVLHSTEFKNGKTYCDKNVLVVGSGNSGMEIALDLANHGARTSIAIRSPIHILSREMVYLGLNMLKYFSCGMVDKVMVMLSKLVYGDLSKHGIKRPKEGPFFMKVAYGKYPVFDVGTCNKIKSGEIQVLPALESIRGNEVVFENGKSHPFDTIVFCTGFERSTNKWLKGDDYLLNEDGIPKPGYPNHWKGKDGLYCIGLSRRGLYGASADAQNVVNDIKALI comes from the exons ATGCAAGACCCAGTTGCAATCATAGTTGGAGCTGGTCCCTCTGGCTTAGCCACCTCTGCCTGCCTAAACCAGCATTCAATCCCTCACATACTCCTTGAAAGAGAAGATTGCTATGCTTCTCTTTGGAAAAAATACTCGTATGATCGTCTACGCCTTCACTTGAGAAAACAGTTCTGCGAGCTACCTCGCATGTCATTTCCTGACTCATACCCCACGTATGTCCCAAAAGATCAGTTCTTACAATACTTAGATGACTATGTTTCCCACTTCAAGATCAGTCCCATGTACCAGAGAAGTGTTGAGTTTGCGAGTTTCGATGAAGAAGCCAAGAAATGGAATGTTAAGGCTAGAAATGTGAGTTCTGGGGAGATTGAGGAATACTCTGCGAGGTTTTTGGTGGTGGCTAGTGGAGAAACGAGCAATCCTTTTATACCAGAGTTCGAAGGATTGAACACTTTCACTGGAGAGGTTCTTCACTCTACTGAATTCAAAAATGGAAAGACTTACTGTGATAAGAATGTTTTGGTTGTTGGGTCTGGTAATTCTGGCATGGAAATTGCATTAGACCTCGCAAACCATGGTGCAAGAACATCAATCGCCATCCGTAGTCCG ATTCACATTCTATCGAGGGAGATGGTATACTTGGGATTGAATATGTTGAAGTATTTTTCATGTGGCATGGTGGACAAAGTTATGGTGATGCTTAGCAAACTTGTTTATGGAGACTTAAGCAAGCATGGGATAAAGAGACCAAAAGAGGGGCCGTTTTTCATGAAAGTTGCTTACGGGAAGTATCCAGTTTTCGATGTCGGTACCTGCAACAAAATCAAGTCCGGAGAGATCCAG GTCTTGCCCGCACTAGAAAGCATAAGAGGCAATGAGGTGGTATTTGAAAATGGCAAGTCACACCCCTTTGACACCATTGTTTTTTGTACTGGCTTCGAGAGATCAACTAATAAGTGGCTCAAG GGGGATGATTACCTTTTGAATGAAGATGGGATTCCAAAGCCAGGTTACCCTAACCATTGGAAGGGGAAGGACGGTTTGTATTGCATTGGATTATCAAGGAGAGGTTTGTATGGAGCTAGCGCGGATGCACAGAATGTAGTCAACGATATCAAGGCACTCATTTAG